The Solidesulfovibrio sp. genomic interval GCCCTGGAAGCCATCCTGTCCTTGATGTCTGCGCAGGGGAACTTCGAGGGAACGACTTCGAATCTGTTGGCGGCCATCGCCCCACACTGCCCGAGCAACCTGGGACCTGCCGCCGCGAAGAACTGGCCGAATTCGGCAGTAAAACTGGGCAAAGCCCTCAACCGCATCGCGGCCGCCCTCGAAGACGCGGGTGTAGCCATGACGAGCACGCCAAGCAAAATAGGCACCTGGGTCACCTTAGAGTGGCTCACCACCGTCGCCCCCAGTGCCCAGGAAACCGGCGTTGCCGACACGGAACCGAGCGAAACGGATGTGTCTGACATGGTCACCTTCGAGGCCGACGAACTTGGCGGCGTGGCGTTCGAGGACGTCAACTACGACGCCACAGGGCTGATCCCGGAAATCGACCCTGCCGACCTGCCTGACGTGGTTGACCTCGACATCGCCGAGCTGGTTGTCCCTGTCATCGACGAGTTGCCCCTGACGGGCACCACGGCGGCCACCGACAGCGTCCAGGACGCCCCCGAAGCCAATGACGCTGAAAATGTCCTGGCCACCAAGTCGACCGATGCGCCGGCCACGTCCATCACGACGGCCCCGGTCATTCCCGTGGCGACTTCGACCGTAGAACTGGAACTTCAGGAAGTTGAAGAAGTTGAAGATGATGTCTGCAAGTTCTGGAGTATGGGCGACAAGGAAGTACCATGCTGCTCCGCAAAGAACGGCAAAGCCCTGTGGTCAAAGTCTGATTGTGATTGCTGTGACGAGTTCATCGCAAAATACCCGCACCGGAAAATGTCCGTCAAGGTCGATGCAGAACCTGAAGAGCTCGGAATGTACCAGAGTGCCTTCAAATAACAGGCTGTAGCAAAAAATGAAAAGGGCGACTTCGGTCGCCTTTTTTATTGCCTGAACGCAACAGGAATAATCCGGAGAAGTCTATCTTCCCATGGCATCGATTGAAGTAATGCAGTATCGAAAAATCTAGAACCTTCTATAGCATTAAAATACATAAATATCTTTTGTAAGTATCAGGCGAGAAGTCGACTACTTTTGAACACATGCAGCCCTGCAAAGCGACAACAGGGGGGGGATGGGTGCAGGGTGGAGGGTGAAGGGTGGGGTGGGTAAAAAATCCCGGGTGCAAGGTTAAGGGTGGAGGGTGGTAGGTAGTAAAATTTTAAATTTATATTATAACTACTTATTTTTATTAGAAAATATAAAAAATAAATATTTTCCAACCTTCCACCTTTAACCCTTAACCCTTATATTTAAAAAGTATGTTTTCCAACCTTTAACCCTTAACCCTTCACCCCAAAAGGATAAAAGGGATCGATGGTCAAACTTGAACAACATACTCCCGAACAAAGATCAATACGTCCTTGCCGGATCGTATAAAAACATCCTCTAATATATCATACAGTCCATTCAAGACGATCGACTCCGCCGATTCATCACAGAGCTCAACATTAAGACGTCTATTTTTAGATCGTCTTCAAAAATAAGTTAAAATACTTTACTTCAACACTTTTCTTTTTAGGGATGCCCAAAAAGACAATAATCGCGTTTCGTAGACAGAAATAAGTTGATAATATCATCGTATATTACAGAATACATATCAGACTATTTTGAATTTTCAACTTGCGTTTCTAACACGAGCTTTCGAAATCGTTTCATGTCTTTCAGAATTTACGAATGATCTTTCAAATATAAGCGTAGTTAAATCGCCATGGGTGCCTTGCATCAAGTCGGTGGCCGAGAGTTGCTGATAGTGCAACCATTATATATGACCTAGATATATACTGCGGTCGAAAAACGTACTTGACTCAGAGTTATTAAACCTCTTGTCGATCTCCATCGAACAAGACTTTCTGAGCATGATCTACTCGATATGAAGTAATTCAGTCGAGGGAGGGATTGAGACCGAATGACTGGCCCGTATTCATGATCTTTCATGAAGAAGCTATGGTGGCGCATGTGGTGAACGAGGTTCATGGCAAACCGAAGTTTATTGGAATTTCCAATTCCGAAGATATAGTTAGGCGACGTATCTTCTGACCATATGTAAGCGATTAGGCGTGGGACTGTCAGAAATGACCAGACTTAAGACCAAGGGAAATCCTTAGGGGATGCTTTTCAGCAGAACGTTGGAGAAGTTCATGTCCTATAAGGATGACTGCGTATCCGTAAGGGATACGGCAAGAGATGTGGCTATTTGAAAATCATTCAGAAACCTGAATAGGCATGGAACTTCGTTTCGAATTCTCAAGATACACTTGTTGGAAAACTTCGAATAGCCCTGATCGTTCTAGAACTACCATGAACTTTCAATACATCTCTTGCTTCAGCCCAATACGGGGAAACCGTACGTTGGGTTGTGAAGGACGCTTGATCCGGCGACGAATCATTCGATCCTAAAGTCGCTGTCCTCCCTGGTGGTTTAGACCATCGGGGACGACGGCGAGACTACGCGATTTTGCTGAGGACCGCGCCTTCGGGCATGGTCCTCTTTTTCGATCAGAAATTGAGCTGGACGGCGGCCCCATGCCCCGCCCCCGATCCTGGCCCCGGCCGGCCCACAAAACCGGCCCTGTATCCTCCCCGCCCTGGGCCGTTTGGACCCCGCCCCATAGTTTGCCCTCCCCCGTGACCAAAACCCCCGGAAAATTGATCATTGGGGCAAAGCCTGTTTTCCACCGGGGCTCTCGCCGACGTAACGGGCAGCTTACGAGAGAAAGTTAGCAAGTAACGCTACTTCTTGAAGTATCTCCTCACAAATACAGAAATTATCAATCAAACCAAACAAAGGAGCTTGTATGAGCAAGAAGACTGATACTGCGGCTGTGGAAGGACAGGATGGTTTCGACAAGAAGAAGATCGAGTCGAAGTACCATCCTTCGCTTCTTCGCGAGTGCATCTTCAACGGCATGGACGCCTCGGAGATCATGGTCAAGATGGATGTCAAGCATCGTCAGACCTTGAAGCAATACGTCTTGAAGCTGATGAGCGACGATAAGACCTATTACGAGGTCAAGGGCCTTTACCTCAAGAATTCGAGGCGGCCCAAGGTGAATAACAAGATGGAACTGAAGATCTATCTCAAGAGCCTTGACCTACAAGGCATGTCCATCGGCGAAGGCGACGAGTTTTCCATTCTGGTCGAAGATCAGAAGATCATCTTGACCAAGGCCTAATGCGTTTGGACTTTAACATAGTCATATCGCAAGATGTGACTATTTTTCGATTCTTTCGCGCAAGATCGAGAATTATATGCAACTTCATACAGAAATTACATCTATAGCGAATGTACGTTTTTCCATAAAAACGGACATTGGAGGCATTTACATGGACTTCGGCAAGAAATCGAAGGCGTTATCCCCAGGGGCTTTGGAGCCCAAGGGGGCAAGGCCGATTTAAATGCACGTTTCCGGCATGGTCGGAAGAAAAACAAGCATTGGAGGTAACGATGAAAGTCGAACCCATTATTGACGTGAAGAGCATCAAAAGCATCAAGAAGATACTTTCTGACAATCTTCGCGACAAGCTGCTCTTCATCATGGGCATCAATTCTGGACTTCGTGTCCAAGACTTACTTGCCCTCAAGGTTGGTGACGTTCGGGAGGCTAAGGTCGGTGACCGGGTGATCTTGCGTGAAAAGAAAACCGGCAAGGAGAACGTGTTCATTATGAACAAGGAGATCAAGCTGGCGCTTGACGACTACCTCATCGAGTTCGGATCGGGGGACGACCATTTTCTGTTCAAGAGTCGTAAAGGACGCAACTATCCGCTTACGACATTTGCCGTCACCAAGTACGTCAAACGCTGGGCCGAGGCGGTGAACCTCAAGGGGAACTACGGAGCCCACACGTTACGAAAAACATGGTGTTACCATCAGCGCAAGACCTTCGGCGTCTCCTGGGAGGTCCTGGCCAAGCGGCTGAACCATTCCAGCCCATCGATCACGCGCCGGTATCTCGGCATCCAGGAAGAGGAGGTGGAGGAGATTCTGCTCCACGTCATCTGAACCCTTACCGACGGGGCCGCCCCCGTCTTTTTTCGAGTGACACGAAATAAATTTTTCTATCCAGACGCGCCGGTTATGTCGAAAGATTGTGTTTTGCCTGGGTAAGGAAATCTCATCGCCCTGTAGAAGACCTCACCGCCCTATGTATCTGACTTTTTTCGCCATCATGTTGATTTCACGCTTCTTTTTAGGTTACACCCCGCGCAATCCCATCGACGAGAGAGGCACCCCGGCATGAGCGAGAGCATCGGTCCGTTTTTCAACTGCAAGGAGGCCGCCGACTTTTGCGGCTACTCCCACTCCTACTTCGAGAAGATGGTCAACCGCTTCAAAATCAAGCGGTACGGCCCCAGCAAAAACCGGTTCGCCCGCGCCGACCTTGAGGCGTTCATGGCGAGCCCTGAACGGTACGCCACCGGGGCTGCGCAGAAGACCCGCCGCCCCATCACCCTGGAGGTATAAATGTCCGTCCACAAACGTTTGAGCAACGACACCTACTACGTGGCCTACCGCGATGCCGACGGCAGGCAGCACACCAAGACCTTCGGCAAGGGCCGTGAGGGCAGGCGTGACGCCCAGCGGTTCGACGAGGAGATCAAGGCCCGCAAGCTCGTCGAGGCCCCACTGCCCATCTTCGCCCCGGGCCAAAAGGCTTACATCGACCAGCTGACGCAGCTCTACATCAACGCCAAAAAGGCCGAGGGCAAGTCGCTTCGGTGGATCAGGGAACTGGCCGTGCTGGTGAAGACCCACTTCATCCCGGTGTTCGCTCAGCGGCCCGTCGACGAAATCCGTTTCGAGGAAATCGTCGATATCATCGGCAAGGCCTACGCCGACCGCAGCCAGACAACCCGGTCCCGCTACATGTCCTACCTCAAGATGGTCTTCCAGTACGGCGTCGACTACGAGCTGACCACCAAGAACCCGCTGAAACGCTGGAAGAAGCCGAAGGAGCGGCCCCGAGACACCAAGCTCTCCTACCCGGACCTCATGAAGCTCAAGGAAGCGGCCCGGCCCCATCTGGCCTGGGCCATCGAGGTCGCCTGGAACCTTGGCGTGCGTACCGGGGAGTCCGAATTGCTGGCCCTGACCTGGAACGACATCGACTGGGACGACAGCAGCATCAAGGTCTACGCCACCAAGACGAAGACCAACCGCGTCATCCCCATCGCGCCTGAATTTCTGGAGCGGCTCAAGGTCATGCGGGAGAAGGCCCAGACCGGCTACATCATCGAGTACCAGGGCAAGCCGATGCGGAAGTTTCGCCGGTCGCTGAAGACGGCGGCGGAGAAGGCCGGTCTGACCTACCCCGTGGTCATGTACGACATCCGGCACCTGTTCGCCACGACGCTCCTGCGCGAAGGCGGCGACGTCGCGGCCGTGAGCAAGCTCATGGGCCACGCCAGCGTCAAAATGACCGTCGACCAGTACTACCACCTGCTCGGCGGCGAGAAACGGCGGACCATCGCCAAGCTGCCGAGCCTGAGCAAGCCCGAGGACGCCCCTTCCCCTGAAGCGGCTTCCTCTGAACCCCAGCCCCCGACCTCTGCCCCAGCATAGCCGGGATCGAGCCATACGACGGCCCTGGCCCGTGACAACGCACAGCCCAACCCCAACCGCTAAGGAGACCGAACGATGAATACTTTCTGGGTTTTTGCGCACATCGACGGCGACGGCATCAAGCACTACCGGCAGTTCGAGAGCCCGGCTGGCCGTGGGCGGCCGAGCAACGCCTTGGCGAAGGTGCCTCCCCGCTAACCAACGCCCCCAATCACGCCTCATGGGCCACCGCCCTCTACCCAGACACTGCCCTCATGGCGCTACCATCCCCTTCCTGTCTTGTTGAAGAAATACTTGAGCACTCCGTTAAAAACACGCATCCGGTCGTTGGCGGGCATCGCTTGATTTATGATGTAGTCGAATCCCGCGCTGCTTCTGGGGTCCATCCCGGGGATGTTGCCCCGATACGTTTTCTGCAGCTTGTCGAGAAAGGGTTGCCCCCGGGAACAAAGCGCTCCCACGGTAGTGGTGACTTCCGCCCCCCCGATGGTGGCTGCGGAGATTGTACCCGCACCAAGTATCTCGGGCAGGAGAAGCCCCACGGTCACTGCCGAAATGGCTACACCACCGAGAACTAATTTTTCATTGCCGCTCATGGTCCGGATGGACTCATTCAAACGGTCAATGCCACCCGAATCCTCGCCCAGAAGCCC includes:
- a CDS encoding tyrosine-type recombinase/integrase → MKVEPIIDVKSIKSIKKILSDNLRDKLLFIMGINSGLRVQDLLALKVGDVREAKVGDRVILREKKTGKENVFIMNKEIKLALDDYLIEFGSGDDHFLFKSRKGRNYPLTTFAVTKYVKRWAEAVNLKGNYGAHTLRKTWCYHQRKTFGVSWEVLAKRLNHSSPSITRRYLGIQEEEVEEILLHVI
- a CDS encoding DNA-binding protein, giving the protein MSESIGPFFNCKEAADFCGYSHSYFEKMVNRFKIKRYGPSKNRFARADLEAFMASPERYATGAAQKTRRPITLEV
- a CDS encoding site-specific integrase, producing MSVHKRLSNDTYYVAYRDADGRQHTKTFGKGREGRRDAQRFDEEIKARKLVEAPLPIFAPGQKAYIDQLTQLYINAKKAEGKSLRWIRELAVLVKTHFIPVFAQRPVDEIRFEEIVDIIGKAYADRSQTTRSRYMSYLKMVFQYGVDYELTTKNPLKRWKKPKERPRDTKLSYPDLMKLKEAARPHLAWAIEVAWNLGVRTGESELLALTWNDIDWDDSSIKVYATKTKTNRVIPIAPEFLERLKVMREKAQTGYIIEYQGKPMRKFRRSLKTAAEKAGLTYPVVMYDIRHLFATTLLREGGDVAAVSKLMGHASVKMTVDQYYHLLGGEKRRTIAKLPSLSKPEDAPSPEAASSEPQPPTSAPA